Proteins from a single region of Hordeum vulgare subsp. vulgare chromosome 6H, MorexV3_pseudomolecules_assembly, whole genome shotgun sequence:
- the LOC123402753 gene encoding cytochrome P450 711A1-like, producing the protein MEASNCSIALETTGHAAAHGTSAPALLLLSSVAAIGAFLVYFYAPFWAVRRVPGPPTRFPLGHLHLLANDGPDVFRAIAKEHGPIFRFHMGRQPLVIVANAELCKEVGIKKFKDIRNRSTPPPTVGSLHQDALFLTRDSTWSSMRNTVIPLYQPARLACLVPTMQPYVDALVDSVAACPDQDCVPFCQLSLRMAIDIIGKTAFGIDFGLCKKVAAADGGEDVRGFLEEYKRSMEFIKMDLSSSLSTILGLFLPCAQTPCKRLLRRVPGTADYKMEENERLLCRRIDAIIAGRRRDRENSASEPGAALDFIAALLDARESGARDLALEDKHVRALAYEHLIAGTKTTAFTVSSVLYLVSCHPRVEEKLLAEVDAFDGAAPDADDLQGRFPYLDLVVKEAMRFHLVSPLIARETSEEVEIAGYQLPKGTYVWLAPGVLARDARQFPEPEEFRPERFAPEGEEERGRHPYAHIPFGIGPRACVGHRFALQQVKLAVVHLYRRYVFRHSPAMESPIQFDFDLVLGFRHGVKLRAIRRTTRD; encoded by the exons atggaaGCCAGCAACTGCTCCATTGCTCTGGAAACTACAGGCCATGCCGCTGCACATGGCACAAGCGCGCCCGCTCTGCTCCTCTTGTCTTCTGTGGCTGCGATTGGCGCGTTTCTGGTCTACTTCTACGCGCCATTCTGGGCCGTCAGGAGGGTCCCGGGGCCTCCCACCAGGTTCCCCCTCGGCCATCTCCATCTTCTCGCCAACGACGGACCAGACGTCTTCCGCGCCATCGCTAAGGAGCACGGCCCCATCTTCCG GTTTCACATGGGGAGGCAGCCGCTGGTGATCGTGGCGAATGCGGAGCTGTGCAAGGAGGTGGGCATCAAGAAGTTCAAGGACATCCGTAACCGGAGCACCCCGCCGCCGACGGTGGGGTCGCTGCACCAGGACGCGCTCTTCCTCACCAGGGACTCCACGTGGTCCTCCATGAGGAACACGGTCATCCCGCTCTACCAGCCGGCACGGCTCGCCTGCCTCGTCCCGACGATGCAGCCCTACGTCGACGCGCTGGTGGACAGTGTCGCCGCCTGCCCGGACCAGGACTGCGTCCCCTTCTGCCAGCTCtcgctgcgcatggccatcgacaTCATCGGCAAGACGGCCTTCGGCATCGACTTCGGCCTCTGCAAGAAGGTCGCCGCCGCGGACGGCGGCGAAGACGTGAGGGGGTTCTTGGAGGAGTACAAGAGGTCTATGGAATTCATCAAGATGGACCTGTCCAGCTCGCTGTCCACCATCCTCGGGCTCTTCCTCCCGTGCGCCCAGACGCCGTGCAAGCGCCTGCTGCGGCGGGTGCCCGGCACCGCGGActacaagatggaggagaacgagcGCCTGCTGTGCCGCCGCATCGACGCCATCATCGCCGGCCGGCGCAGGGACCGCGAGAACAGCGCCTCCGAGCCGGGCGCCGCGCTGGACTTCATCGCGGCGCTGCtggacgcaagagagagcggcgcCAGGGACCTGGCGCTGGAGGACAAGCACGTGCGCGCGCTGGCGTACGAGCACCTGATCGCCGGGACCAAGACGACGGCGTTCACGGTGTCGTCGGTGCTGTACCTGGTGTCGTGCCACCCGCGCGTGGAGGAGAAACTGCTGGCGGAGGTGGACGCGTTCGACGGCGCGGCCCCCGACGCCGACGACCTCCAGGGCAGGTTCCCGTACCTCGACCTGGTGGTCAAGGAGGCCATGAGGTTCCACCTGGTGTCGCCGCTGATCGCCAGGGAGACCTCCGAGGAGGTGGAGATCGCCGGGTACCAGCTCCCGAAGGGCACGTACGTGTGGCTGGCGCCGGGTGTGCTGGCCCGCGACGCGCGGCAGTTCCCGGAGCCGGAGGAGTTCCGGCCAGAGCGGTTCGCGCCGGAGGGGGAGGAGGAACGGGGGCGGCACCCTTACGCGCACATCCCCTTCGGCATCGGGCCGAGGGCGTGCGTGGGTCACAGGTTCGCGCTGCAGCAGGTGAAGCTCGCCGTGGTGCACCTGTACCGACGGTACGTCTTCCGCCACTCGCCGGCCATGGAGTCGCCCATCCAGTTCGACTTCGACCTCGTCCTCGGCTTCCGCCACGGCGTCAAGCTCAGAGCCATCAGGAGGACGACGAGGGACTGA